In Carnobacterium sp. CP1, the following are encoded in one genomic region:
- a CDS encoding peptide chain release factor 3, producing the protein MEQYLKDEVASRRTFAIISHPDAGKTTITEQLLLFGGAIRQAGTVKGKKTGKFATSDWMEIEKQRGISVTSSVMQFEYKEKKINILDTPGHEDFSEDTYRTLMAVDSAVMVIDSGKGIEPQTKKLFQVCRMRGIPIFTFINKLDRDGKEPLELLEELEEVLEIDSYPMNWPIGMGRGLLGLYDNYNKRIEIHRPEVNGKDNERVVELNAAGEIEGDHPIKKSSLYTQALEDIELLNEAGNAFSEEKIANGELTPVFFGSALTNFGVQTFLDTFLEFAPSPTAHKDTAGEEVDPYTNEFSGFVFKIQANMNPAHRDRIAFIRICSGEFDRGMDVTLARTKKKIKLSNSTQFMAESRETVQRAVAGDIIGLYDTGNFQIGDTIFEGKLNVEFEKLPQFTPELFMKVSAKNVMKQKSFHKGVQQLVQEGAIQLYKTYHTEDYILGAVGQLQFEVFQYRMLHEYNSEVIMTPIGSKIARWIKPEDLDVNMSSSRNLLVRDRYDHPLFLFENQFAMRWFADKYPNVELSSLL; encoded by the coding sequence ATGGAACAATATTTAAAAGATGAAGTGGCGTCGCGAAGAACATTTGCGATCATTTCCCATCCGGATGCGGGTAAAACAACGATAACAGAACAGTTGCTGCTTTTTGGAGGAGCTATTCGCCAAGCTGGTACAGTAAAGGGTAAAAAAACAGGCAAGTTTGCAACTTCAGACTGGATGGAAATTGAAAAACAACGTGGTATTTCAGTTACTAGTTCGGTAATGCAATTTGAGTACAAAGAGAAGAAAATAAATATCTTGGATACACCAGGACATGAAGACTTTTCAGAAGATACGTATCGAACATTAATGGCCGTCGACAGTGCCGTTATGGTGATTGACAGCGGTAAAGGAATTGAACCTCAAACGAAGAAGCTTTTTCAAGTTTGCCGTATGCGTGGGATTCCTATTTTTACGTTTATTAATAAACTGGATCGAGATGGAAAAGAACCGCTGGAATTATTAGAAGAATTGGAAGAAGTTTTAGAAATCGATTCTTATCCAATGAATTGGCCAATTGGTATGGGAAGAGGCTTATTAGGTTTATATGACAACTACAATAAACGCATTGAAATTCACCGTCCAGAAGTAAATGGTAAAGACAATGAGAGAGTTGTTGAATTAAATGCAGCCGGAGAAATTGAAGGCGACCATCCTATTAAAAAGTCTTCTTTATACACACAAGCTTTAGAAGACATTGAATTGTTGAATGAAGCGGGAAATGCTTTTTCAGAAGAGAAAATCGCTAATGGCGAACTAACTCCTGTCTTCTTTGGTTCAGCGCTAACGAATTTTGGTGTCCAAACATTTTTAGACACTTTTCTTGAGTTTGCACCAAGTCCAACAGCGCACAAAGATACAGCAGGGGAAGAAGTCGATCCTTACACAAATGAGTTTTCAGGATTCGTCTTTAAAATTCAAGCTAACATGAATCCGGCCCATCGTGACCGTATTGCCTTTATCCGGATTTGTTCGGGTGAATTTGATCGAGGGATGGATGTCACACTGGCAAGAACGAAAAAGAAAATAAAACTGTCTAATTCAACTCAGTTTATGGCTGAAAGCCGCGAGACAGTTCAACGAGCGGTAGCTGGAGATATCATCGGTCTTTACGATACGGGAAATTTCCAAATTGGAGATACTATTTTCGAGGGCAAATTAAATGTTGAATTTGAGAAATTGCCACAATTTACACCTGAACTTTTTATGAAAGTTTCTGCTAAAAACGTCATGAAGCAAAAATCATTCCATAAAGGAGTTCAACAGCTTGTTCAAGAAGGAGCCATCCAATTATATAAAACATACCATACAGAAGATTATATTCTTGGGGCAGTGGGGCAGTTACAGTTTGAAGTATTTCAATACCGGATGTTACATGAATACAATTCAGAAGTGATCATGACTCCAATTGGAAGCAAAATTGCCCGCTGGATCAAACCAGAAGATTTAGATGTCAATATGTCTTCTAGTCGTAATTTATTGGTACGCGATCGCTACGATCATCCGTTATTCTTATTTGAGAATCAATTTGCCATGCGATGGTTTGCGGATAAATATCCGAATGTAGAGTTGTCTTCGCTGTTGTAA
- a CDS encoding DUF1827 family protein, which yields MKLIDVTNNHTALVTEQLGNTDANFIKVYSLGPTTVVFSGAPTHKDVLLLNKERNIKNAEIQYAIDHILQTTPNNVDILHAPNIVELSIPVND from the coding sequence ATGAAATTAATTGATGTCACAAATAACCATACAGCTTTAGTAACGGAACAACTTGGAAATACAGATGCCAACTTTATTAAAGTCTATTCTTTAGGTCCAACTACGGTAGTTTTTTCAGGTGCTCCTACTCATAAAGACGTTCTTTTATTAAATAAAGAACGCAATATTAAAAATGCAGAAATACAGTACGCTATTGATCATATTTTACAAACTACACCAAATAATGTAGACATTTTGCATGCACCTAATATTGTTGAGCTTTCAATACCTGTTAACGACTAG
- a CDS encoding ATP-dependent Clp protease ATP-binding subunit: MLCQNCNQRDATIHLYTNMNGQKGQLDICQNCYQLLKNANESGSSRNNRPTPQDPFGFGGLDNFFRSMQNPTGQGVPPTQSGGNSGNGQPPTNKKSGLLGEYGTNLTDLARTGAIDPIIGRDKEIERVIEILNRRTKNNPVLIGEPGVGKTAVVEGLAQKIVDAEVPQKLMDKEVIRLDVASLVQGTGIRGQFEERMQQLIDELKKNPQIILFIDEVHEIVGAGSAEGSMDAGNILKPALARGELQMVGATTLKEYRSIEKDAALERRMQPVRVSEPTVDETVAILKGIQKKYEDYHQVAYTDEAIKDAVMLSHRYIQDRFLPDKAIDLLDESGSKKNLTIQAIDPKMIEDKIAEAAHQKQLALQQEDYEKAAFYRDQATKFAAMRDQQQPDSERPVVTEQDMVNIIEMKTNIPVGELKEKEQTQLRNLGTELSKHVIGQDQAIDKISKAIRRSRIGLNKKNRPIGSFLFVGPTGVGKTELAKQLALELFGNKEAYIRFDMSEYMEKHSVAKLIGSPPGYVGYDEAGQLTEKVRHNPYSILLLDEIEKAHPDVLHMFLQILEDGRLTDAQGRTVSFKDTIIIMTSNAGTGSVEANVGFAAASKGNQKSVLNQLTDFFKPEFINRFDAIVEFNSLKKEHLLVIVDLMLHDVNEMLKDQNISIEADQQAKEKLTELGYDPQLGARPLRRVIQEQIEDRIADFYLDHPESKDLVATVNDAGEIVVNARQTEPSIVQTHQNDTKEN; encoded by the coding sequence ATGTTATGTCAAAACTGTAATCAACGAGATGCAACAATTCATTTATATACAAATATGAATGGCCAAAAAGGTCAATTAGATATTTGCCAAAATTGTTATCAACTACTAAAAAACGCTAATGAAAGTGGAAGTTCCAGAAATAATCGTCCTACACCTCAAGATCCTTTTGGATTCGGCGGATTGGATAACTTCTTCCGTTCTATGCAAAATCCAACTGGTCAAGGTGTACCACCGACTCAAAGTGGCGGCAATTCCGGAAACGGACAACCGCCTACTAATAAAAAAAGTGGTTTATTAGGCGAATACGGTACGAATTTAACAGATTTAGCTAGAACTGGAGCTATCGATCCTATTATCGGACGAGATAAAGAAATCGAACGAGTCATTGAGATTCTAAATCGTCGAACAAAAAATAATCCAGTTTTAATTGGCGAACCTGGGGTTGGTAAAACGGCAGTCGTTGAAGGACTAGCTCAAAAAATCGTTGACGCAGAAGTTCCTCAAAAACTAATGGATAAAGAAGTTATTCGTCTTGATGTAGCTTCTCTTGTTCAAGGAACCGGTATCCGGGGACAGTTTGAAGAGCGGATGCAACAATTGATCGATGAGTTGAAAAAGAATCCGCAAATCATTCTCTTTATTGATGAAGTGCATGAAATAGTTGGTGCTGGTAGTGCTGAAGGCAGCATGGATGCCGGAAATATTTTGAAACCAGCATTAGCGCGTGGCGAATTGCAGATGGTCGGTGCAACAACATTAAAAGAATACCGTTCAATCGAAAAAGACGCTGCTTTAGAAAGACGGATGCAGCCTGTCCGGGTAAGCGAACCGACTGTTGATGAAACAGTCGCGATTCTAAAAGGAATTCAAAAGAAATATGAAGATTACCATCAAGTCGCTTATACGGATGAAGCCATTAAAGATGCCGTCATGCTATCACATCGCTACATCCAAGATCGTTTCTTGCCAGATAAAGCAATTGATTTGCTAGACGAATCCGGTTCTAAGAAAAACTTGACGATTCAAGCAATCGATCCAAAAATGATTGAAGATAAAATTGCTGAAGCTGCACATCAGAAACAATTAGCTTTACAGCAAGAAGATTATGAAAAAGCCGCTTTTTATCGTGACCAAGCAACTAAATTTGCGGCAATGCGCGATCAACAACAACCCGATTCGGAACGCCCGGTTGTGACTGAACAAGATATGGTCAATATTATTGAAATGAAAACCAATATCCCAGTTGGGGAATTAAAAGAAAAAGAACAAACCCAATTAAGAAACTTAGGTACGGAATTAAGCAAACATGTGATTGGACAGGATCAAGCAATTGATAAAATTTCCAAAGCTATTCGCAGAAGCCGTATTGGATTGAACAAGAAAAATCGCCCAATTGGTTCTTTCTTATTCGTAGGGCCAACTGGTGTTGGTAAGACAGAGCTAGCCAAACAATTGGCGCTAGAGTTATTTGGAAATAAAGAAGCTTATATCCGATTCGATATGAGTGAATATATGGAAAAACACAGTGTTGCTAAGCTGATCGGTTCTCCTCCAGGATATGTTGGATATGATGAAGCTGGACAATTGACTGAAAAAGTTCGTCATAATCCTTATAGTATTTTACTATTGGACGAAATCGAAAAAGCCCATCCAGATGTCTTGCATATGTTCTTGCAAATTTTGGAAGATGGTCGTTTAACCGATGCACAAGGACGCACAGTCAGCTTTAAAGACACTATTATCATTATGACGAGTAATGCTGGCACAGGATCTGTGGAAGCTAATGTCGGTTTTGCTGCCGCTTCTAAAGGAAATCAAAAATCCGTTTTAAATCAGCTCACTGATTTCTTTAAACCTGAATTCATTAACCGCTTCGATGCGATCGTTGAATTCAATTCTTTAAAGAAGGAGCACCTGCTTGTCATCGTGGATCTAATGCTGCATGATGTTAATGAGATGTTGAAAGACCAAAACATTTCAATTGAAGCAGATCAACAGGCGAAAGAAAAATTAACTGAACTAGGTTATGATCCTCAATTAGGGGCTCGTCCATTGCGCCGTGTTATTCAAGAACAAATAGAAGATCGCATTGCTGACTTCTATCTTGACCACCCTGAAAGCAAGGACTTGGTCGCTACAGTCAATGATGCTGGTGAAATAGTCGTAAACGCTAGACAAACAGAACCTTCTATCGTTCAAACCCATCAAAACGATACTAAAGAAAACTAA
- a CDS encoding phosphocarrier protein HPr, translated as MEKRDFHVIAETGIHARPATLLVQTASKFNSDINLEYKGKSVNLKSIMGVMSLGVGQGAEVVITADGTDEAEAINSIEETMKKEGLAE; from the coding sequence ATGGAAAAACGCGATTTTCATGTAATAGCTGAAACAGGGATTCATGCACGTCCTGCAACTTTATTGGTGCAAACAGCGAGCAAATTCAATTCAGATATCAACCTAGAATATAAAGGTAAATCTGTTAACTTAAAATCTATCATGGGTGTTATGTCTTTAGGCGTTGGCCAAGGTGCAGAAGTTGTGATTACTGCCGATGGAACTGACGAAGCTGAAGCAATCAACAGCATCGAAGAAACGATGAAGAAAGAAGGTTTAGCTGAGTAA
- the ptsP gene encoding phosphoenolpyruvate--protein phosphotransferase: MVEKLKGIAASDGIAIAKAYLLVEPDLSFDKFSVENSDSEIERLKNALNKATQELELIRTKAAEALGEEEAQVFDAHLMVLSDPELIGSIESNIRDNKVNTESALKEVTDMFIGIFEGMEDNPYMQERAADIKDVTKRVLSHLLGVKLPNPSMIDEEVIVIAHDLTPSDTAQLNRKFVKAFVTDIGGRTSHSAIMARSLEIPAIVGTKEITAIVKEGDLLIVDGLQGDVLVHPETADVSEYEEKASQFAAQKAEWNKLKNEKTLTADGKHIELAANIGTPKDLVSVKDNGGEAVGLYRTEFLYMDSPDFPTEEAQFEAYKAVLEGMGDKAVVVRTMDIGGDKELPYLTLPHEMNPFLGYRAIRICLAEPDMFRTQLRALLRASVFGKLRIMFPMIATLGEFRQAKGMLLEEKEKLVNEGIEVSEDIEVGIMIEIPAAAVIADKFAKEVDFFSIGTNDLIQYTMAADRMNERVSYLYQPYNPAILRLIKNVIDASHKEGKWTGMCGEMAGDQTAVPLLMGLGLDEFSMSASSILKTRSLMKRLDTTKMAELAEKAINDCDTAEEVVKLVETYTK; encoded by the coding sequence ATGGTTGAAAAATTGAAAGGGATTGCGGCAAGTGATGGCATTGCAATAGCAAAAGCTTATTTACTTGTTGAACCCGATTTATCTTTCGACAAATTCTCAGTTGAAAATTCTGATTCAGAAATTGAACGTTTGAAAAATGCGTTAAATAAAGCTACTCAAGAACTTGAGCTGATTCGTACTAAAGCTGCTGAAGCTTTAGGCGAAGAAGAAGCTCAAGTTTTTGATGCTCATTTGATGGTTCTTTCTGACCCTGAATTAATTGGGAGCATCGAAAGTAACATAAGAGATAACAAAGTGAACACTGAAAGTGCATTAAAAGAAGTGACGGATATGTTTATCGGCATTTTCGAAGGAATGGAAGACAATCCTTATATGCAAGAACGTGCAGCTGACATTAAAGATGTTACTAAACGTGTATTAAGTCATTTGTTGGGAGTGAAATTACCAAACCCATCAATGATTGATGAAGAAGTAATTGTCATTGCACATGATTTAACCCCAAGCGATACCGCACAATTAAACCGTAAATTTGTAAAAGCATTTGTAACGGATATTGGTGGCCGTACGTCTCACTCTGCAATCATGGCTCGTTCACTTGAAATTCCTGCAATCGTAGGAACAAAAGAAATTACAGCTATTGTAAAAGAAGGCGATCTTCTAATTGTGGATGGTTTACAAGGGGATGTTTTGGTTCACCCAGAAACTGCAGATGTATCTGAATACGAAGAGAAAGCGTCTCAATTTGCAGCTCAAAAAGCTGAATGGAATAAATTGAAGAACGAAAAAACTCTTACAGCTGATGGCAAACACATTGAATTAGCTGCTAACATTGGAACGCCTAAAGATTTAGTGAGTGTCAAAGATAACGGCGGAGAAGCTGTTGGATTATACCGAACAGAATTTCTTTACATGGATTCACCGGATTTCCCAACAGAAGAAGCCCAATTTGAAGCTTATAAAGCTGTTTTAGAAGGAATGGGAGATAAAGCTGTTGTCGTACGGACAATGGATATTGGTGGAGACAAGGAATTGCCTTACTTGACATTGCCGCATGAAATGAACCCATTCTTAGGCTACCGTGCAATTCGTATTTGTTTAGCTGAACCGGATATGTTTAGAACCCAATTACGTGCACTTTTACGTGCATCTGTGTTTGGTAAATTGCGTATCATGTTCCCTATGATCGCAACTTTAGGCGAATTCCGTCAAGCTAAAGGTATGTTGCTTGAAGAAAAAGAAAAATTAGTAAATGAAGGCATCGAAGTTTCAGAAGATATCGAAGTTGGTATCATGATTGAAATTCCAGCAGCAGCTGTAATTGCAGACAAATTTGCTAAAGAAGTTGATTTCTTCAGTATTGGAACGAATGATTTGATTCAATACACAATGGCAGCAGACCGTATGAATGAACGTGTTTCTTATCTTTACCAACCATACAATCCAGCAATCTTACGTTTGATTAAAAACGTGATTGATGCTTCTCATAAAGAGGGCAAATGGACTGGTATGTGTGGCGAAATGGCTGGAGATCAAACAGCTGTTCCATTATTAATGGGATTAGGTTTGGATGAGTTCTCTATGAGTGCATCAAGCATTCTAAAAACACGCAGTCTTATGAAACGGTTAGATACTACGAAAATGGCTGAATTAGCAGAAAAAGCAATCAACGATTGTGACACTGCTGAAGAAGTAGTTAAATTAGTAGAAACGTATACAAAATAA
- a CDS encoding glycosyltransferase family 4 protein, translated as MKIGIFTDTYFPQVSGVATSIKTLKEELLNQGHEVFIFTTTDPKVHGEEEDIVRFTSVPFFSFQDRRVAIKGAHRALKRAKELQLDIVHTQTEFSLGLTGKYVAYQLKIPCVHTYHTMYEDYLHYIAKGKVVRPTHVKLASKFFCNQSAAVIAPSVKAKRQLLNYGVTQKIEVIPTGVDLKRFETLANRAIREELNISADAPLLLSLSRVAKEKSIELLIKAMPDVLQQQSTAKLVIVGDGPAKKELENLVDSLALTDSIIFVGEVESSQVHAYYQAADLFVSASDSESQGLTYIEAIASGTDIIARVNDYTENLLQIGGFGALFQEDEEIAEAICRYLSQVKKREKSEEERKVVLNSISSEVFCEKVLQFYRETIRQYSYEKEAAIRFNK; from the coding sequence ATGAAGATCGGAATCTTTACAGACACTTATTTCCCGCAAGTAAGTGGCGTTGCGACCTCCATTAAGACGTTGAAAGAAGAGCTTCTAAATCAAGGTCATGAGGTGTTTATTTTTACGACCACAGATCCAAAGGTTCATGGAGAGGAAGAAGACATCGTACGTTTTACGAGTGTTCCATTCTTTTCTTTCCAAGACCGGCGTGTGGCTATCAAAGGAGCTCATCGTGCTTTAAAGAGGGCAAAAGAATTGCAGTTAGATATCGTTCACACTCAAACAGAATTCAGTTTAGGGTTAACAGGGAAATATGTAGCTTACCAATTAAAAATTCCTTGTGTGCATACGTATCATACAATGTATGAAGATTATCTTCATTATATTGCAAAAGGAAAAGTCGTTCGGCCAACCCATGTGAAGCTAGCATCGAAATTTTTTTGCAATCAATCTGCTGCTGTTATTGCACCAAGCGTAAAAGCTAAGCGTCAGCTATTAAACTATGGAGTGACACAAAAAATAGAAGTGATCCCGACAGGAGTCGATTTGAAACGCTTTGAAACATTAGCTAATCGTGCTATTCGAGAAGAACTTAATATCTCTGCAGACGCTCCTTTATTATTATCGCTAAGCCGTGTCGCAAAAGAAAAAAGCATCGAATTGCTCATTAAGGCGATGCCTGATGTTTTGCAACAGCAGTCAACTGCTAAATTAGTGATTGTTGGCGATGGTCCTGCTAAAAAAGAACTTGAAAATCTGGTTGATTCTTTAGCATTGACCGATAGTATTATTTTTGTCGGTGAAGTTGAAAGCTCACAGGTACATGCATATTATCAAGCAGCTGATTTATTTGTGAGCGCTTCTGATTCAGAATCGCAAGGGTTGACTTATATCGAAGCAATTGCTTCTGGAACAGATATCATTGCACGCGTAAATGATTATACGGAGAATTTGCTGCAAATCGGCGGTTTTGGAGCATTGTTTCAAGAAGATGAAGAAATAGCAGAAGCAATCTGTCGTTATCTAAGCCAAGTTAAAAAACGCGAAAAAAGTGAAGAAGAACGCAAAGTAGTTTTAAATTCAATCTCATCGGAGGTGTTTTGCGAAAAAGTCCTTCAATTTTATAGAGAAACCATTCGACAATATTCATATGAAAAAGAAGCAGCCATTCGTTTTAACAAATGA
- a CDS encoding glycosyltransferase family 4 protein yields MIHLTMFSSADRVAGQGVGSAYQELVHLLKKYHSASLVVSINRYTKTQISHYHTIDPTYYISTFFRRRFGRRVGYVHFLPSTLKGSIQLPKWIEKLFFYYVIAFYKRMDHLVVVNPSFIKELAKYGIAKENVTYIPNFVTKTEFHRLEPKTIQQLKIALGLSKDQFIVLGAGQVQERKGVLDFAALAEEMPEIQFIWAGGFSFGKITDGYEKFKKLMEHPPENLLFTGILKREEMLNYYNMADVFLLPSYEELFPMCILEAFSCETPVILRDLSLYLPILEGYYAAAKDKGEMKAKIEQLKNDPVFYRNLLQKALAGSEAYSEERLAQVWLEFYQQQANS; encoded by the coding sequence ATGATTCACTTAACGATGTTCTCCTCTGCTGATAGAGTAGCAGGGCAAGGCGTAGGCAGTGCTTATCAGGAGCTAGTTCATTTATTAAAAAAGTATCACAGCGCTAGTCTGGTTGTTTCAATCAACCGTTACACTAAAACGCAAATCAGCCATTATCATACCATTGATCCAACTTATTATATTAGTACTTTTTTTAGACGGCGTTTTGGTAGACGAGTTGGTTATGTTCATTTTTTGCCATCTACGCTAAAAGGAAGCATCCAGTTGCCGAAGTGGATAGAAAAACTTTTTTTCTATTATGTAATAGCTTTTTATAAACGAATGGACCATTTAGTAGTAGTTAATCCATCGTTTATTAAGGAATTGGCAAAATATGGAATAGCAAAGGAAAACGTTACGTATATCCCAAATTTTGTAACAAAAACGGAGTTTCACCGTTTAGAACCTAAAACTATCCAACAGCTGAAAATTGCTTTAGGACTGTCGAAAGACCAGTTTATTGTTTTGGGTGCTGGGCAGGTCCAAGAACGAAAAGGAGTCCTGGATTTTGCTGCTCTCGCTGAAGAAATGCCAGAGATCCAGTTTATCTGGGCAGGAGGTTTTTCATTTGGAAAAATAACCGATGGGTACGAGAAATTTAAAAAGCTAATGGAACACCCTCCTGAGAATTTGCTGTTTACTGGGATACTCAAACGAGAAGAAATGCTCAATTATTATAATATGGCTGATGTTTTTTTACTGCCTTCCTACGAGGAATTGTTTCCTATGTGCATTCTCGAAGCCTTTTCTTGTGAAACTCCAGTAATCTTGCGGGATTTATCATTGTACTTGCCAATATTAGAGGGCTATTATGCAGCCGCTAAAGATAAAGGAGAAATGAAAGCGAAAATCGAACAATTAAAGAACGATCCAGTTTTTTACCGAAACTTGCTTCAAAAAGCATTAGCTGGGAGCGAAGCTTATTCCGAAGAGCGTTTGGCTCAAGTCTGGTTGGAGTTTTATCAGCAGCAAGCCAATAGCTAA
- a CDS encoding NAD(P)-dependent oxidoreductase, which produces MKKIGFIGTGVMGSSIVKHLLKAGYPVNVYNRTKSKTDELVSLGAAWVENPAAVTEKSDVVFTIVGYPKDVEETYFGEKGIFQAATADHILVDMTTSTPSLALKIYEAGKEKGISVLDAPVSGGDLGAQKGTLTIMVGGDEAAYTKAEPIFKVFSSKVNLQGSAGKGQHTKMANQIMVAGTMTGMTELLVYSDAAELDLDKVLDTVGGGSANNWSLTNYGPRILREDFSPGFFVKHFVKDLKIALDEAKRMGIELPSTDLAEQLYEKLEKNGHGEDGTQAFIKLWWSEGKRPIK; this is translated from the coding sequence ATGAAAAAAATTGGCTTTATAGGAACGGGTGTAATGGGCTCATCCATCGTAAAACATTTATTGAAAGCTGGTTATCCCGTCAATGTTTACAATCGTACTAAGAGTAAGACCGATGAACTTGTTTCCTTAGGTGCTGCGTGGGTTGAAAATCCTGCAGCAGTTACAGAAAAAAGCGACGTTGTTTTTACGATCGTCGGTTATCCAAAAGATGTGGAAGAAACTTATTTTGGTGAAAAAGGTATCTTCCAAGCAGCTACAGCTGACCATATTTTAGTAGATATGACTACCAGTACTCCCTCTTTGGCATTGAAAATTTATGAAGCCGGAAAAGAAAAAGGGATATCTGTGTTAGATGCTCCGGTTTCTGGCGGAGATCTAGGAGCACAAAAAGGCACCTTAACCATAATGGTAGGAGGCGACGAAGCAGCTTATACTAAGGCGGAACCTATATTTAAAGTATTTTCAAGCAAAGTAAATTTACAAGGATCTGCTGGAAAAGGTCAACACACTAAGATGGCCAATCAAATCATGGTTGCTGGCACTATGACTGGGATGACAGAATTGCTAGTCTATTCAGATGCAGCAGAATTAGATTTAGACAAAGTCTTAGACACTGTTGGAGGCGGAAGTGCCAATAACTGGTCATTAACTAATTATGGTCCGCGAATTTTACGAGAAGACTTTTCACCTGGATTCTTTGTAAAACATTTTGTGAAAGACTTGAAAATTGCGTTGGATGAAGCTAAGAGGATGGGAATTGAATTGCCTTCTACTGATTTAGCTGAACAACTGTATGAAAAATTGGAAAAAAACGGTCACGGAGAAGATGGAACGCAAGCTTTTATCAAACTTTGGTGGTCTGAAGGAAAACGACCAATAAAATAA
- a CDS encoding YkuJ family protein has product MKPSQLQAIIRRLEAMLEDKDSEVQVRRFEKEGNERCSISYDAKTATFELEDSSTHQIYQFDDLDLVAIEIFELLQD; this is encoded by the coding sequence ATGAAACCTTCACAATTACAGGCGATCATACGTCGATTGGAAGCTATGCTAGAGGATAAAGATAGTGAAGTTCAAGTTCGTAGATTCGAAAAGGAAGGTAACGAACGTTGCTCGATTTCTTATGATGCGAAAACTGCTACTTTTGAATTAGAAGATAGTTCAACTCACCAAATTTACCAATTTGATGATTTGGATTTAGTTGCAATTGAAATTTTTGAATTGTTGCAAGATTAA
- a CDS encoding homoserine dehydrogenase: protein MKKQLQVGILGFGTVGSGVLSILKHHENKISQVTGEELNVKKVLVRNTEKNRGALSEGIELTTDAAAILEDPEIDIVIEVMGSIEIAKDYITQALRAGKHVVTANKDLIALHGNELVALAKEYHCDLYYEASVAGGIPILRTIVDSLASDNIQKVFGIVNGTTNFMLSEMTNKNKTYEEALKKAQDLGFAESDPTNDVDGIDAARKMVILTRLAFGMNVELDQIETRGIRNVKLADIEMAKRLGYRIKLIGSAVGMNDSSVHVDVGPVLVPENHPLAGVQNENNAVFVVGAAVGETMFYGPGAGALPTATSVVSDVITVAKNIGLGTTGNVFNSYQHETTITEDKAVESKYYIAIEMQDQTGRFLELTTIFSKSAVGFDQIIQQPLPEASAKVVIVTHTMNKIQQKAVLSTLKETEGMKLLACFKVMEGK, encoded by the coding sequence ATGAAGAAACAATTACAAGTCGGGATTTTAGGCTTTGGAACAGTTGGAAGTGGCGTCCTCAGCATTCTGAAACACCATGAAAATAAAATCAGCCAAGTAACAGGCGAAGAATTGAATGTAAAAAAAGTGTTGGTTCGAAACACCGAAAAAAATCGTGGAGCCTTATCTGAAGGAATCGAGCTGACTACAGATGCAGCGGCTATTTTAGAGGATCCTGAAATCGATATTGTCATAGAAGTCATGGGAAGCATTGAAATAGCTAAAGATTATATCACTCAAGCTTTAAGAGCAGGCAAACATGTAGTAACGGCTAATAAAGACTTGATCGCTCTTCATGGAAATGAACTGGTTGCCTTAGCAAAAGAGTACCATTGTGACCTATATTATGAAGCCAGCGTAGCAGGCGGCATACCTATTTTAAGAACGATCGTTGACAGCCTAGCTTCAGACAATATCCAAAAGGTCTTCGGTATTGTGAATGGGACAACCAATTTTATGCTGTCTGAAATGACGAACAAAAACAAAACATATGAAGAAGCATTGAAAAAAGCGCAAGATTTAGGTTTTGCTGAGAGCGATCCGACCAATGATGTAGATGGGATCGATGCTGCTAGAAAAATGGTGATTCTAACACGGCTGGCATTTGGAATGAATGTTGAATTAGATCAAATTGAAACAAGAGGCATTCGCAATGTTAAACTGGCAGATATCGAAATGGCTAAACGTTTAGGTTACCGAATCAAGCTCATCGGTTCAGCTGTTGGAATGAACGACAGTAGTGTACATGTAGATGTTGGACCTGTGCTCGTACCAGAAAACCACCCTTTAGCGGGCGTTCAAAACGAAAATAATGCTGTTTTTGTTGTTGGAGCAGCAGTTGGCGAAACGATGTTTTATGGACCAGGAGCCGGGGCGTTGCCAACAGCTACTAGTGTGGTTAGTGATGTTATTACAGTTGCTAAAAATATCGGTTTGGGTACTACAGGAAACGTCTTTAATTCTTATCAGCACGAGACTACGATTACGGAAGATAAAGCGGTGGAATCTAAATATTACATTGCCATTGAAATGCAAGACCAAACAGGACGTTTCTTAGAATTGACCACTATTTTCAGCAAATCAGCTGTTGGATTTGACCAAATCATCCAACAACCGCTTCCGGAAGCGTCTGCTAAAGTGGTTATTGTGACACATACAATGAATAAAATTCAACAAAAAGCTGTTCTCAGCACACTGAAAGAAACCGAAGGCATGAAATTATTGGCGTGCTTTAAAGTTATGGAGGGGAAATAA